A genomic segment from Anaerolineae bacterium encodes:
- a CDS encoding inositol-3-phosphate synthase codes for MGDKKVRVAIIGVGNCASALVQGVHFYRNAREDEVVPGLMHVNLGGYHISDIEFTAAFDVVDTKVGKDLSEAVFAYPNNTYKFAEVPHMGVKVYRGMTHDGLGKYLQSVVRKAPGPTDDIVKILRDTGTDVVINFLPVGSEMATKWYVEQILDAGAAFVNGIPVFIASSEYWAKRFKEAGLPVIGDDIKSQVGATILHRALTTLFVDRGVRLDRTYQLNFGGNTDFLNMLERERLESKKISKTGAVTSTLPYETPKDNIHVGPSDYVPWLTDRKWAYIRLEGTTFGEVPLNVEVKLEVWDSPNSAGVMIDAIRCAKIAKDRGLAGPIIGPSAYFMKTPPKQFRDDVAREMTEAFIRGEEYPTA; via the coding sequence ATGGGAGACAAAAAGGTGCGGGTGGCCATCATTGGCGTAGGCAACTGCGCCTCGGCCCTGGTTCAGGGCGTGCATTTCTACCGCAACGCCCGCGAAGATGAAGTTGTGCCCGGTTTGATGCATGTCAACCTGGGTGGCTACCACATTTCGGATATCGAATTTACCGCCGCTTTCGATGTGGTGGACACCAAGGTGGGCAAGGATCTCTCCGAGGCCGTCTTCGCTTATCCCAACAACACCTACAAATTTGCCGAGGTGCCCCACATGGGGGTCAAGGTGTACCGGGGGATGACGCACGACGGTCTGGGGAAATACCTGCAAAGCGTAGTACGCAAGGCGCCTGGCCCCACCGATGACATCGTGAAAATCCTGCGGGATACCGGGACCGATGTGGTGATCAACTTCCTGCCCGTGGGGTCTGAGATGGCTACCAAGTGGTATGTGGAACAGATTCTGGACGCGGGTGCGGCCTTTGTCAACGGGATCCCGGTGTTCATCGCCAGTTCCGAATACTGGGCCAAACGCTTCAAGGAAGCCGGGCTCCCGGTGATCGGCGATGACATCAAGTCCCAGGTGGGGGCGACCATCCTCCACCGGGCTTTGACCACCCTCTTTGTGGATCGTGGTGTGCGTCTGGATCGTACCTACCAGCTCAACTTCGGCGGCAACACTGACTTTCTCAACATGTTGGAGCGGGAGCGTCTGGAGTCCAAGAAGATCTCCAAGACGGGGGCGGTGACCAGTACCCTTCCTTACGAGACCCCCAAAGACAACATCCATGTGGGCCCCAGCGACTATGTGCCCTGGCTGACGGACCGCAAGTGGGCGTACATCCGGCTGGAAGGCACCACCTTTGGCGAGGTGCCGCTGAATGTGGAGGTCAAACTGGAGGTGTGGGATTCGCCCAACTCGGCCGGGGTGATGATCGACGCCATTCGCTGCGCCAAGATCGCCAAGGACCGCGGGTTGGCCGGGCCGATCATCGGGCCTTCGGCGTATTTCATGAAGACGCCGCCCAAGCAGTTCCGCGACGATGTGGCCCGGGAGATGACCGAGGCGTTCATCCGCGGGGAGGAGTACCCCACGGCGTAA
- a CDS encoding GAF domain-containing protein — protein MTEEARLQEHLRRLERLLEVNRSMSAILDLKDLLHHILEVGAELVDAESCSILLYDEESQQLYFAAGPPSLLSRAQNIPVPLDNSLAGWVFTHNEPLITHDAPQDPRYFPGIDRNLQHQTVSLVAVPLRLQDRVTGVLEAINKRHGYFNQQDIETLEILAAQAAIAIHNAQMLQKAQTAYEELQRLDKMKSDFIAITSHELRTPLSLILGFATHLREILDGDAQRYIEMIIRNALRLKELVEDLSHLENFQRRSSVVQRRPFNVVLTLRELVQELSALADTHGVTLEFKAPDTIPLIEGDRKKIALALRQVVKNAIQFNRPEGKVWIHLHSIPGFVKITVEDTGIGIPAKDLPHIFERFYQVESHLTRRHGGMGLGLSIAKTMIEAHGGQIWAESEEGKGSVFSIVLPVTQRQVNAGQVLLPPDPTA, from the coding sequence ATGACCGAAGAAGCACGCTTACAGGAACATTTACGGCGTCTGGAGCGCTTGCTGGAAGTCAACCGCTCCATGAGCGCCATTCTGGATTTGAAAGACCTGCTCCACCACATCCTGGAGGTTGGCGCGGAACTGGTGGATGCGGAGAGCTGCTCTATTTTACTCTATGACGAAGAGAGCCAACAACTATATTTTGCCGCCGGGCCGCCATCTTTGCTTTCGCGAGCACAAAACATCCCCGTTCCTCTGGACAACAGCCTGGCGGGCTGGGTCTTCACCCACAATGAGCCGCTCATCACCCATGATGCCCCGCAGGACCCGCGCTACTTTCCGGGGATCGACCGCAACCTGCAACACCAGACCGTCTCTCTGGTCGCCGTGCCCTTACGCCTGCAGGACCGGGTGACAGGCGTGTTGGAGGCGATCAACAAACGCCACGGTTACTTCAACCAGCAAGACATCGAAACGCTGGAAATTCTCGCCGCCCAGGCCGCCATTGCCATCCACAATGCCCAGATGCTGCAAAAAGCGCAGACGGCTTACGAGGAACTCCAGCGTCTGGATAAGATGAAGTCCGACTTCATCGCCATCACCTCTCATGAACTGCGCACACCCTTGAGCCTGATCCTGGGCTTTGCCACTCATCTGCGGGAAATCCTGGACGGCGACGCCCAGCGTTACATTGAGATGATCATCCGCAACGCCTTACGCCTCAAGGAACTGGTGGAGGACCTTTCCCACCTGGAAAACTTCCAGCGACGCTCCTCCGTGGTGCAACGCCGGCCGTTCAATGTGGTGCTCACCCTGCGGGAACTCGTCCAGGAACTGAGCGCCCTGGCCGATACCCACGGCGTTACCCTGGAATTCAAGGCCCCAGACACCATCCCCTTGATCGAGGGCGACCGCAAGAAAATCGCCCTGGCCCTGCGTCAGGTGGTCAAAAACGCCATTCAGTTCAACCGTCCCGAAGGGAAGGTATGGATTCACCTGCATTCCATCCCCGGCTTTGTGAAAATCACCGTGGAGGACACCGGCATCGGGATCCCTGCCAAAGACCTTCCCCATATTTTCGAACGGTTCTACCAGGTGGAGAGCCATCTCACCCGCCGCCATGGAGGGATGGGACTGGGGCTTTCCATCGCCAAAACGATGATCGAGGCTCATGGTGGCCAAATCTGGGCCGAGAGCGAGGAGGGCAAAGGGAGCGTGTTTTCCATCGTATTGCCCGTGACTCAACGCCAGGTCAATGCGGGCCAGGTGTTGCTCCCGCCCGATCCCACGGCATAG